Proteins encoded by one window of Tubulanus polymorphus chromosome 7, tnTubPoly1.2, whole genome shotgun sequence:
- the LOC141908883 gene encoding uncharacterized protein LOC141908883: protein MPRDYVKKVGGRPYNCYDAGDMQAAIQACEDGLSKKKAAELFHVSRTSLRRHLEAYRRGEEIKKPGGQTVLTAEEEELVVHSLQILSDWGFGLDRNDIRLIVRDFIRGLGRKNQFKGDLPGLDWMRLFEERHKSKISRRIAQNFPLNRAEACSQKIVDDFFMKLEKLLDENQLLHSPGHIFNMDETGFQTDIGSKKVLCRRGDKNPHVTVGSSTKTMYTVVECCSADGNFLAPYVVYKAKNLYESWCTGGPERARYNVSDSGWMETPQFSEWFKKVFLEETKTIPGKKLLLYDGHNSHINLDVLNLAMQNDVIIFCIPAHTSSILQPLDVGVYKALKQSWRKVLNEHYVSTRFKSVDKATFPSLLNKVHQSSCMSRMNAINAFEKCGIYPLDKTKIGDELLKTSCALPETPTETVTNDNEITRTDASRSRENISVQPRDLLRSSTQFREGPSTITVTAEVHSKPPGSNVITPRPERSQNSDVLSPKSSLEKALLDHFKYSAPEPPKKRKRLDRKFAECLTVNDVVERLEQEEQKKEQKRAKKKKPNSKIRKKVNGNKENVSDSEDGNEEEPEIDDDSDDDIGQLENDSDMIGQMENMIAREYEIGKFVIAVYNQKWYVTTVLKSSPAISPTVFLKYKRWHGVNRFSSPPKDDILETCKEDILCSISESDIINVGSRFVGVTSEKLALIEKCFSKWCDEYGE, encoded by the coding sequence ATGCCACGAGATTATGTTAAAAAAGTTGGTGGGCGCCCATACAATTGCTATGATGCTGGTGATATGCAGGCGGCCATTCAAGCCTGCGAAGATGGTCTCTCAAAAAAGAAAGCAGCAGAATTATTCCATGTTAGTCGTACTTCTTTACGTAGACATCTGGAGGCATACAGACGTGgcgaagaaataaaaaaaccaGGAGGACAGACAGTTCTCACAGCGGAAGAAGAGGAGTTGGTTGTTCATTCGTTGCAAATCCTCAGCGATTGGGGCTTTGGTTTAGATCGCAATGATATAAGATTGATCGTGAGAGATTTTATAAGAGGCCTAGGAAGAAAAAACCAATTTAAAGGCGATCTACCAGGGTTGGATTGGATGAGACTATTTGAAGAGCGCCATAAGTCTAAAATATCGCGTCGGATTGCACAGAATTTCCCTCTCAATCGTGCCGAAGCATGTTCTCAGAAAATAGTGGATGATTTCTttatgaaattagaaaaactgTTAGATGAAAACCAGCTGCTGCATAGTCCAGGTCATATCTTCAATATGGATGAAACAGGCTTTCAAACTGACATTGGCTCGAAAAAAGTCCTATGTCGACGAGGTGATAAAAACCCACACGTAACGGTTGGTTCTAGTACCAAAACTATGTAcacagttgttgaatgttGTTCTGCTGATGGTAATTTTCTAGCACCTTATGTTGTCTACAAAGCAAAGAACTTGTATGAGTCTTGGTGCACTGGTGGGCCTGAGCGAGCGAGATATAACGTATCAGACTCTGGATGGATGGAAACTCCTCAATTTTCTGAATGGTTTAAGAAAGTTTTTCTAGAAGAGACCAAAACCATACCTGGAAAAAAGTTACTGTTATATGATGGACACAATTCTCACATCAATTTGGATGTGCTGAACCTGGCTATGCAGAATGATGTGATCATCTTTTGCATACCAGCGCACACTAGTAGTATTCTTCAACCACTTGATGTAGGGGTATATAAGGCGCTAAAACAAAGTTGGCGGAAGGTTCTAAATGAACACTACGTATCAACTAGGTTTAAATCTGTAGATAAAGCTACATTCCCTTCCCTCCTGAATAAAGTCCACCAATCTAGTTGTATGTCGCGAATGAATGCAATCAACGCATTTGAGAAATGTGGAATATACCCGCTTGATAAAACCAAGATAGGCGATGAACTACTCAAGACATCTTGCGCTTTGCCTGAAACTCCCACTGAAACTGTAACTAACGACAACGAGATAACCAGAACTGATGCCTCAAGATCCCGTGAGAATATATCCGTTCAACCGAGAGACCTTCTACGCTCGAGTACACAATTCAGAGAAGGCCCAAGTACAATCACTGTAACTGCTGAAGTCCATAGTAAGCCACCTGGTAGCAACGTCATCACCCCTCGTCCGGAAAGATCGCAAAACTCTGATGTCCTCAGTCCAAAATCTAGTCTTGAGAAGGCATTGCTTGATCATTTCAAGTATTCTGCTCCTGAGCCTCCGAAGAAGAGAAAAAGACTAGACAGGAAATTTGCTGAATGTCTCACAGTAAATGACGTTGTTGAGCGGCTCGAACAGGAAGAACAAAAGAAAGAACAGAAGAGagctaaaaaaaagaaaccaaactcaaaaataagaaaaaaagtgAACGGAAACAAGGAAAATGTGTCTGATTCTGAAGATGGTAATGAAGAAGAACCggaaattgatgatgatagtGATGACGACATCGGTCAACTGGAAAATGATAGCGATATGATTGGCCAAATGGAGAACATGATAGCTAGAGAGTatgaaattggaaaatttgtTATTGCAGTCTATAATCAAAAGTGGTATGTCACGACAGTGTTGAAATCAAGTCCAGCAATTTCTCCAACTGTATTCTTAAAGTATAAACGATGGCATGGGGTGAATAGGTTCTCGTCACCACCTAAGGATGATATTCTGGAAACCTGTAAGGAAGATATTCTCTGTTCCATCTCTGAGTCAGATATCATCAATGTTGGTTCACGATTTGTAGGTGTGACATCAGAAAAGCTGGCCCTCATagagaaatgtttttcgaaatgGTGTGATGAGTATGGTGAATAA
- the LOC141909147 gene encoding uncharacterized protein LOC141909147 → MRPKWGQESHVMPAINEMILKRSLEEIPLGSPRWYSRIFTVPKSSGGLRTVIDLSALNRYIIAPKFKLTTPKEVIQGLEPGQWAASIDLRDAYLQVPIHRNSRKYLRVHWRGRTYQFRSLPFGLSSAPWVYTKLVKRVQKHLQSKGVRIFCYLDDWLVVANSKAECKEALDKTLALIRQLGFIVNLEKSQLTPSQRFTYLGMHFDLTQALVRPAQARVQKLREAVLGLLTGAPRSARSWSQVLGHGCQPSGLGSTCRRFSESRELVSSRGSSPHKSPGTVSGSKGLQTLQKEVRGSSCVVVNGQLHSKGLFAQLGGTRSPTLSNLAAQILTWVQAQGMILSVSHLAGSLNVVADALSRQDKPVDTEWTLAVRVANQVRALMGSPNVDLFATRFNTMCPVFVSPFQDDLAWGWTLYL, encoded by the coding sequence ATGAGGCCGAAGTGGGGGCAGGAGTCTCACGTTATGCCAGCGATCAACgagatgattttaaaaagatcGCTGGAAGAAATTCCTCTAGGATCCCCAAGATGGTATTCAAGAATTTTCACCGTCCCAAAATCATCTGGGGGCTTAAGGACGGTAATAGATCTGTCAGCTctaaatcgttatatcataGCTCCAAAATTCAAGCTAACAACACCCAAGGAGGTGATTCAGGGGCTGGAGCCAGGCCAATGGGCAGCATCCATAGATCTGAGGGATGCATACCTACAAGTACCAATACACAGGAactcaagaaaatatttaagaGTTCATTGGAGGGGAAGAACATACCAATTTCGGTCTCTGCCCTTCGGCCTGAGTTCAGCCCCTTGGGTCTACACCAAACTTGTCAAAAGGGTTCAGAAACACCTTCAGTCGAAGGGAGTTCGCATTTTCTGTTACCTGGACGATTGGCTGGTTGTGGCAAATTCGAAAGCAGAGTGCAAGGAAGCCTTAGACAAGACACTGGCCTTGATCCGTCAATTAGGTTTCATAGTGAATTTAGAGAAGTCCCAGTTGACCCCCTCTCAAAGGTTCACGTACCTAGGTATGCACTTCGACCTGACGCAGGCCTTAGTCAGACCAGCACAGGCCAGAGTTCAGAAGCTGAGGGAGGCAGTTCTCGGTCTCCTGACGGGGGCGCCCAGATCGGCTCGGTCCTGGTCCCAGGTTTTGGGTCACGGATGCCAGCCATCAGGGCTGGGAAGCACATGTAGAAGGTTTTCAGAAAGCCGGGAACTGGTCTCGAGCAGAGGCTCATCTCCACATAAATCACCTGGAACTGTTAGCGGTTCAAAAGGCCTTCAAACACTTCAAAAGGAGGTTAGGGGGTCATCATGTGTGGTTGTCAACGGACAACTCCACAGTAAAGGCTTATTTGCTCAACTAGGGGGGACCAGGTCCCCAACATTATCCAACTTAGCAGCTCAGATTCTGACCTGGGTCCAGGCTCAAGGGATGATTCTTTCGGTTTCCCACCTGGCGGGCAGCCTGAATGTGGTGGCCGACGCTCTGTCTCGCCAAGACAAGCCAGTAGACACCGAGTGGACATTGGCAGTCAGGGTAGCCAATCAAGTCCGGGCCCTGATGGGAAGTCCGAACGTGGACCTGTTTGCCACTCGCTTCAACACGATGTGTCCGGTGTTTGTGTCCCCATTTCAAGACGACTTGGCATGGGGGTGGACGCTCTATCTCTGA